Proteins encoded together in one Stutzerimonas stutzeri window:
- a CDS encoding exodeoxyribonuclease III — protein MRIISVNVNGIQAAAQRGLLSWLQAQNADVICLQDTRASALELDDPAYQLDGYFLYACDAEIPEQGGVALYSRLQPKAVITGLGFETADRYGRYLQADFDKVSIASLLVPSGQGGDANLNHKLKFMDDFAHYLDKQRRKRREYIYCGSLYVAHQKLDVKNWRDCQQDPGFLAPERAWLDEIFGNMGYIDALREVNREGDLFSWWPDTEQAEMLNLGWRFDYQILTSGLRRFVRSARLPRQPRFSQHAPLIVDYDWTLSL, from the coding sequence ATGCGGATCATCAGCGTCAACGTGAATGGCATTCAAGCGGCGGCACAGCGGGGATTGCTCAGCTGGCTGCAAGCGCAGAATGCCGATGTCATCTGCCTGCAGGATACCCGCGCCTCCGCCTTGGAACTCGACGACCCCGCCTACCAACTGGATGGCTACTTCCTCTACGCCTGCGATGCCGAGATTCCGGAGCAGGGAGGCGTGGCGCTCTATTCCAGGCTGCAGCCCAAAGCCGTGATCACCGGTCTGGGCTTCGAGACGGCGGATCGCTACGGGCGTTATCTGCAGGCCGACTTCGACAAGGTCAGTATCGCCAGCCTGCTGGTGCCTTCGGGTCAGGGCGGCGATGCCAACCTGAACCACAAGCTCAAGTTCATGGATGACTTCGCCCACTATCTGGACAAGCAGCGCCGCAAGCGCCGCGAGTACATCTACTGCGGCTCGCTGTACGTCGCCCACCAGAAGCTGGACGTGAAGAACTGGCGCGACTGCCAGCAGGATCCGGGCTTCCTCGCGCCCGAGCGCGCCTGGCTGGATGAGATCTTCGGCAACATGGGCTATATAGACGCGCTGCGCGAGGTCAATCGCGAAGGCGACCTGTTCAGCTGGTGGCCGGATACCGAGCAGGCCGAGATGCTCAACCTCGGCTGGCGCTTCGACTACCAGATCCTGACCTCAGGCCTGCGCCGCTTCGTGCGCAGCGCCCGCCTGCCGCGCCAACCGCGCTTCTCGCAGCACGCTCCGCTGATCGTCGATTACGACTGGACGCTGAGCCTGTAA
- the pyrE gene encoding orotate phosphoribosyltransferase, with the protein MQAYQREFIRFAIERGVLRFGEFTLKSGRTSPYFFNAGLFNSGSALAQLGRFYASAVIESGLDFDVIFGPAYKGIPLGAATAIALAEQHQRDLPWCFNRKEAKDHGEGGTLVGAPLTGRVLIVDDVITAGTAIREVMQIIRAQNAEAAGVLIALNRQERGQGELSAIQEVERDYRMPVISIVSLEQVLEYLADDVQLKQHLPAVQAYREQYGI; encoded by the coding sequence ATGCAGGCGTACCAGCGCGAGTTCATCCGCTTCGCCATCGAGCGCGGCGTTCTGCGTTTCGGTGAGTTCACCCTCAAGTCGGGGCGTACCAGTCCCTATTTCTTCAATGCCGGCCTGTTCAACAGCGGCAGCGCGCTGGCACAGCTCGGGCGGTTCTATGCCTCGGCGGTGATCGAGAGCGGCCTGGATTTCGACGTGATCTTCGGTCCGGCCTACAAGGGCATCCCGCTAGGCGCAGCCACGGCCATCGCGCTGGCCGAGCAGCATCAGCGTGACCTGCCGTGGTGCTTCAACCGCAAGGAAGCCAAGGATCACGGCGAGGGCGGCACCTTGGTCGGCGCCCCGCTGACTGGCCGCGTGCTGATCGTTGACGACGTGATCACCGCCGGCACCGCCATCCGTGAAGTCATGCAGATCATTCGGGCACAGAATGCCGAGGCGGCAGGTGTGCTGATTGCCCTGAATCGGCAGGAAAGAGGGCAGGGCGAGCTGTCGGCGATTCAAGAAGTTGAACGTGATTATCGAATGCCGGTGATCAGTATTGTGTCCCTGGAGCAAGTGCTGGAATATCTCGCCGATGATGTTCAGCTGAAACAGCACCTGCCCGCGGTTCAGGCTTATCGCGAGCAGTACGGAATCTGA
- a CDS encoding DUF4124 domain-containing protein has protein sequence MLLLGVICPVMASAAELYRYVDERGVVVLDRHGVPPQHISRGYQVLNEQGRVVREVPPAPTAEEFARLQAKKARDASDAQLLRLYASVEDVERAETRKLAELDSVIGLSQGNLQSIRSQHSSLRKQAANHERAGRNVPENLLAQIENLEKEEQSLLRDLARFEKTRAEAEVSFAQDRQRVAELLGQNP, from the coding sequence ATGCTCCTGTTGGGGGTCATCTGTCCGGTAATGGCCTCGGCTGCCGAGCTTTATCGCTATGTCGACGAACGAGGCGTGGTGGTTCTCGATCGCCACGGCGTGCCGCCGCAGCATATCTCCCGCGGTTATCAGGTGCTCAACGAGCAGGGACGCGTGGTCCGCGAGGTGCCGCCGGCGCCGACCGCCGAAGAGTTCGCCCGGCTGCAGGCGAAGAAGGCGCGCGATGCGTCGGATGCACAGCTGCTGCGTCTCTATGCCAGCGTAGAGGATGTCGAGCGAGCTGAAACGCGCAAACTGGCCGAGCTCGATAGCGTGATCGGTTTGTCTCAGGGCAACCTGCAATCCATCCGCAGTCAGCACAGCAGTCTGCGCAAGCAGGCGGCGAACCACGAGCGGGCGGGGCGCAATGTCCCTGAGAATCTGCTGGCGCAGATCGAAAACCTCGAGAAGGAAGAGCAGAGCCTGTTGCGAGACCTGGCGCGTTTCGAGAAGACGCGTGCCGAGGCGGAGGTCAGCTTCGCCCAGGATCGGCAGCGAGTCGCCGAGCTGCTCGGGCAGAATCCATAA
- a CDS encoding DUF3360 family protein, whose translation MNDRNLRSYQELHKPKGNFATRAEYLEHELEIMAPKRWGVNLPFRDYRFEYEDWVPAMAATIGKIVMVAAVVAAFAGPMGLSNEFVIENARYEMLIAALLFVVLFSGFLNPTANLAGTHGPLIPLIPLIVASGGHPMALGIMVGVLGFTLGVFKGGSLLARLTSDGVCGGLLLYLGFIGITSQIKKLFGWADSFDMGYIAFVVVFATIVMYAYLEHIRMRWLAIPLGSALAALIAFVMGAPFEFTTEPGVPNLNPMYWWGEDTGWQIGLPDLHHFIAVAPFAVLAVAMWSPDFLGHRVFQQLNYPPKAKKVLMNIDDTMCVAAARQIVGTSLGGGNLASSWGTFMVPAAIAKRPIPAGALLTGLLCVVAALWGYPMDLAIWPPVLSVALMVGVFLPLLEAGMQMTREGKTSQSAAIVIFSSALVNPVFGWSLTVLLDNLGLIGDKERGQSLSHLHRWVIPTIVFIVLCAVMLGIGMFPGIPAMLESFRIDL comes from the coding sequence ATGAATGATAGGAACCTACGCAGTTATCAGGAGCTTCACAAGCCGAAGGGAAATTTCGCGACTCGCGCTGAATACCTTGAACACGAATTGGAGATCATGGCGCCGAAACGCTGGGGCGTGAACCTGCCGTTTCGTGACTACCGTTTCGAGTACGAAGACTGGGTGCCAGCCATGGCGGCAACCATCGGCAAGATTGTCATGGTGGCCGCAGTGGTCGCAGCGTTCGCCGGTCCGATGGGGCTGTCCAACGAGTTCGTGATCGAGAACGCGCGCTACGAGATGCTGATTGCCGCGCTGCTGTTCGTGGTGCTGTTTTCCGGCTTCCTCAATCCCACCGCCAACCTGGCCGGAACCCATGGTCCGCTGATCCCGCTGATTCCACTGATCGTCGCCTCGGGCGGTCATCCGATGGCGCTGGGCATCATGGTTGGGGTGCTCGGTTTTACCCTCGGCGTGTTCAAGGGTGGCAGCTTGCTGGCGCGGCTGACCAGCGACGGGGTGTGCGGCGGTCTGTTGCTCTACCTCGGCTTCATCGGCATCACCTCGCAGATCAAGAAGCTGTTCGGCTGGGCGGACAGTTTCGACATGGGCTATATCGCCTTTGTCGTGGTCTTCGCGACCATCGTCATGTATGCCTATCTCGAGCATATCCGCATGCGCTGGCTGGCGATTCCGCTGGGCTCGGCTCTGGCTGCGCTGATCGCCTTCGTGATGGGCGCTCCGTTCGAGTTCACCACCGAGCCGGGCGTGCCGAATCTCAATCCAATGTATTGGTGGGGCGAGGACACCGGCTGGCAGATCGGCCTGCCGGACCTGCATCATTTCATCGCGGTCGCGCCTTTCGCCGTGCTGGCGGTGGCCATGTGGTCACCGGATTTTCTCGGCCATCGCGTGTTTCAGCAGCTCAACTATCCGCCCAAGGCGAAGAAGGTGCTGATGAACATCGACGACACCATGTGCGTCGCGGCAGCGCGGCAGATCGTCGGCACTTCGCTGGGCGGGGGCAATCTGGCGTCGTCCTGGGGTACCTTCATGGTCCCGGCGGCCATCGCCAAGCGTCCGATCCCCGCAGGTGCGCTGCTCACCGGCCTGCTCTGCGTGGTCGCCGCGCTCTGGGGCTATCCGATGGACCTGGCCATCTGGCCGCCGGTTCTGAGCGTGGCGCTGATGGTCGGCGTGTTCCTGCCGCTGCTGGAAGCCGGCATGCAGATGACCCGCGAGGGCAAGACCTCGCAGTCGGCAGCCATCGTGATTTTCTCTTCGGCGCTGGTCAATCCGGTGTTCGGTTGGTCACTCACCGTGCTGCTGGACAACCTCGGACTGATCGGTGACAAGGAGCGCGGTCAGTCGCTGAGCCATCTGCACCGCTGGGTGATTCCGACGATTGTGTTCATCGTGCTGTGCGCGGTGATGCTGGGCATCGGCATGTTCCCGGGCATTCCGGCGATGCTCGAATCGTTCCGCATCGATCTCTGA
- the argB gene encoding acetylglutamate kinase has translation MTLSREAATQFAKVLSEALPYIRRFVGKTLVIKYGGNAMESEELKTGFARDIVLMKAVGINPVVVHGGGPQIGDLLKRLNIESHFIDGMRVTDSQTMDVVEMVLGGQVNKSIVSLINQHGGSAIGLTGKDAGLIRARKLKATRQTPEMTKPEIIDIGHVGEVTGVNAELLEMLVQGNFIPVIAPIGVGENGESYNINADLVAGKVAEALKAEKLMLLTNIAGLMDKQGNVLTGLSTAQVDALIADGTIYGGMLPKIRCALEAVQGGVNSAHIIDGRVPNAVLLEIFTDVGVGTLITNSQR, from the coding sequence ATGACCCTCAGCCGTGAAGCTGCCACCCAATTCGCCAAGGTCCTGTCCGAAGCGCTGCCCTACATCCGCCGATTCGTCGGCAAGACGCTGGTCATCAAGTACGGCGGCAACGCGATGGAGAGCGAGGAGCTGAAGACCGGCTTCGCCCGCGACATCGTGCTGATGAAGGCGGTGGGCATCAACCCGGTGGTGGTGCACGGCGGCGGCCCGCAGATCGGCGATCTGCTCAAGCGCCTGAACATCGAAAGCCACTTCATCGACGGCATGCGGGTCACCGACAGCCAGACCATGGATGTGGTGGAGATGGTCCTCGGCGGCCAGGTCAACAAGAGCATTGTCAGCCTGATCAACCAGCATGGCGGCAGCGCCATTGGCCTGACCGGCAAGGATGCCGGCCTGATCCGCGCCAGGAAGCTCAAGGCGACCCGTCAGACGCCGGAGATGACCAAGCCGGAAATCATCGACATCGGCCATGTAGGCGAGGTTACCGGCGTCAACGCCGAGCTGCTGGAAATGCTGGTGCAGGGCAACTTCATCCCGGTCATCGCGCCGATCGGCGTGGGCGAGAACGGCGAGTCGTACAACATCAACGCCGATCTGGTGGCCGGCAAGGTGGCAGAGGCGTTGAAGGCCGAAAAGCTCATGCTGCTGACCAACATCGCCGGCCTGATGGACAAGCAGGGCAACGTGCTGACCGGGCTGTCCACCGCTCAGGTCGATGCGCTGATTGCCGATGGCACCATCTATGGCGGTATGCTGCCGAAGATCCGCTGTGCACTGGAAGCCGTGCAGGGCGGCGTCAACAGCGCGCATATCATCGACGGCCGCGTGCCCAATGCGGTGTTGCTGGAGATTTTTACTGACGTTGGGGTCGGCACGCTGATCACCAACAGTCAGCGCTGA